In Zingiber officinale cultivar Zhangliang chromosome 1A, Zo_v1.1, whole genome shotgun sequence, the DNA window tcttatcaacctttgtgtttcttgatctttaagtagacacactcaatcaaataagctcaatatctcatattgacttatttgcaCATGGTCATGCTTTTTTGTGTTCTATTAATCAAGAGGTCCACAGATATTggttccgtcatatggaagggatagatcccatctacatcactcacatctctctgcataatttattgtatacccagtgatcgactttattgtccacatTGTTACAGATGGCATTTGTCGATACCAAAATATCCAACTCCTTATGttgggaaccatagtgacttcaagtctaaggattattcataccaatagtcatatgagaatgtttatgacactcatataacgattcatgaaacattctcatggcgggtcattcagtatatattttctaatatatacccatgtgtcaacctaatatctcatatccatgacttatgagattaattcatccgttgatctacatgctagtctcaatgcattaatattgtccttgtatattaatgcttgattagaaatagttaagagtagtgctctatgtatatctacaatatctcactatcaattcaaccaattgatatgctgtagataagaacctactatccaaggatattattatacttattcattcgacactgaattgaaataaatataataaccaactttatcttttattagtaatgaaatatgatacaaaataagTTCTTtaaaatcatctcataattgatactaaggCTAATACTAACACATACATCACCATTCTTCTTGAGACCTttctaaatccttttaatatttgTTAGGGCTTCGCTTACTACCTTCCTGTTGGAATTTGCACTTCAAGCATGGGGAGACCAATATCTTATGAATAAGTTGTAGCTCGGAAGGTCTTGAATGATGCAGACTTGCCTTATTGCCTGGGCTTTCATGTTTGTGAACTGGTCTTTTCTTGGAGAACTGTGCTGTCTAGCATGGCCGGCTTtaggcataggccattaaggcctatgcctagggccccaattttTATTGGGGTCAAttagttttaatatattaaatatattttttaaagagaatgagaaaaatagaGCCTACGTAATAAAAGATTGTACAATCTCATTCTCTAAAAATTGGgatcattatttttaatatattaaatatatttttatgtatattttttaatagaATGGAAAAGAATAGGGCCCACATGATTAAATATTTACATAATTTCAATATATCAGCGCTTCAGATTTCACAAAGATCCCAATAGAATCACAAAGAGActcttttttttaacaaattaaatttatttttaattatgaatGTTATTTTATAAAACCTAATCTATTCCTCTTCAATATCTCTCAATCATAGCCTACTCTCGTTACATTTCTCATTTGTTGGTGATGTTTTCTCTTTAATCAATAagaacatgaattaaatttttttttatcttatccaTACAATGTAAAATAAAAATGCTAGTTTCTTTTAAGTTCCCCCTCTTCTCCTTTTCCAACTCCCCCTCTCTGTGCTTCTCTTGCTCATTGTAATTTGAGAAGAGAAACTTCACGTCTCCACCTAACACTAACACGTTGATTCGGTCGATACTACGATGCTCCTTGCTTGATTAAATTCAAATGTTCATGCATTAATCCATATTGTGTCAGATCAAAAtggaagattttattatttttttttagcaaTAATGAGTTAGATACCTTTACTATTTCGCTTCCTTGATAgacattaagtttaacttttatttaaatatatttacattcaTAAATTATTCGATTTTCCCTTTGTCTCCATTCTATCATTTATAATTGTTCTAGTTtaagtaataaaaaatattatttcttttttcttttgcttAGTGCTTAAAAAGGCTTTcgtttagttctttataaatgatAATGGTTGGTTTAGTCTCATTGTGATCTTTATTTTCTAAGGATTATATTCGATTTTGTCATTTtatacattattttttatttatttattttttgtgcttCGCCAATGATTGAGCATAGGATCATGATTTTTTTATATTGTTATCCTATTTCATTGATCttattttctcaattttattCCTTTTTTAAGGAATGCTCTCTCCGTCTTACATTTAAATAATTAGACATACTTCTATCATTcttcatttttaaataattttaaatatacttaTTTTTAGTTAAGTAAATTGTAATCTTATTATTgtattattatatctaataataatattctatttaataccataaaacttatatttttctaaattaggttatcttgaatatgaaaatttaattaataattatacatctaaaaagtgagaaaattaaattgtataaaaaacattttttaaaattaatatttaatttgctaaaaaaatatttaaactacgtttttgatcaaatctaaatgaaaaaaaaaaagatgaggaattttttttaaaacaccgTCAAAGACCTAAAAAAATTTTCCGCCTAGGACCTCAAATAGACTTAAGCTGACCCTGCTGTCCAGGTGTTTGAGAACGTGAATTGCCTCTAAAAACTAAGTTAGTCTCTTAAGTGTTGTTGCGTTCCATCTTTTTCACAGCCTAATTGTCCATGTTTTCATCTAAGTATCTATGTTAATGATGTTTATCCCTCTCCTTTGACATCTCCTATTTAACCCTGTGCCGATATAGTTTTCATtttttccattttctatttttaagctCCTTTGACAATTCGACTGCCAGATTGTTATACAGATGAATTAGTGACGAATACTTGTATAGACAAACAGAGGAGCTTTGGGAATACATAGAATTGAAAACTTTGTTCTtgcttggaaaaaaaaataaaaacaactaTGATGGCAAAAGACGATTCATTCGCTTCTAGCGCCTCTTTATCCTCAGGCCAATATGGAAAAAAAATCATGATCAAGTTATTATTAATCATCAAAGCTCATCACCATCATTACATTTACACTAGAATAGTTTTGTACTCTTCATTAGCAGATACATAGCCAATATATTCTATTCCTAAAGGTTAAAGGCATATAtcagaaattaattttgaaagctAGGTGTATTCTTTTGCTTGCACGAGAGGAAAACAACACCATCAAATAATTGGAAGTCCATCGACTTATGAAGACAGCACAAGTCATGCATACACATCACACATGTACCTTGCAGGCTAAGTCCCTCTGCAGCAGTTCTGTGAAGCCACGCTGGAAGTGATCAGAATTTCTCCCTGTCCTTTCTTCAGTGACAAGACCACACAGATATGCCCTCCCTGCAATGCAAATCTCAATCGAGCAACTCTGGCCGCTCACCAATTGGATTTCTTCTAGCTTTGTTCAATTGTGATATTGCCACTTCAATCATTTTCGATGGACTCAAGTGTCACAGCCACAAGTCAAATCAGAATTCTTCGTTGTTTCATGGAATTGAAGTCCAATCagaaacaacaaatatataaTTGCTGCATGAATGTTAGATGACCGGTCAATCCGCCACCAAATCTTTCATAGAAGAATGCAAGGCACCAGGGAGAATTAACGTTGTTAATCAACATGTGGCCACATTTAagagaaaaatctccaaaaatcttAGTTGCAGCTAACTACAAGAGAGAGTTGAATGGTCCATTCATCCAAACACCTGTGTGTGATGTGTTAGTCTCGCCTACTCTCTTCCTTCCTTGTTTCCGAGAAGGTTTCCATGGTTCTTCagactagctagctagctagctagatcAAGCTTATTCTGGAATTAAGGGACCCTAGCCTGTTGGAAGAGAAGAAGACAGTGAGTGTGGGTCACAAGGCTTAAATGAACAAACTGTGCATATATTTAGAAAAGATAGATACTACCTAAATAATAGAGCATGAAGATGCATTAAGATATATAAATTCCTAGATCTATCTATCAATAGATCGAACAACCGACGCAGTTAAAGCTATTTAAGCCCTATATATGTAAGTTTATAAAAGGCCATAACTTCATTGTAGTAATGATGCATTTAGGCTCCCTAGTAAATTGGTTCGTCCCTAGGGCATATCATGCATTCATCTCCCATAATAAATTTACTGATTAGAACGATCGTTAATTTGCTGAGTTCCAAACTGCAGAAAGCCCTCACATTATATCTGATCTTCTCTGTAAATGTAATAATTTATGTCATTTGTCTCATCTATATCATTCAAGCATGGTAAATTGACGGTAGTAAAAGATGATTACATTTATCATATGTCCTTCGTAACTCATCCTAAATTAtatgaagggagataaatcatggaATCAACTTATAACCGATTGTTAAATAGCTAGAGGATGGGAGGAGTTTTTTTTCCATGAGAACATATGTCTGTCAGAATTGATCTTTGTCTTATTGTAGTAAATTTATCATCCTCTAACCAATTGATCATCCCGTGGAGACAAGTATAGTAAATCCATTATAGTAAAAGGTGGAAATCGCCATCCCTTAGCCCCACACGGCTGTGAGGGGATAAATTGAATAATTATAATTGATCATTGTAGAGAGAGCATTTTTTCTCTACTTTGCGGAGACAAGTGCAGTAAATCCAATATATTGAGGACAAAGATCAGATGAAAGATATCTTGGAAAATTGATTACAATTTTGAATGAATAAACTAGAAAATACTTcgatcttttaaataaataaaataaaatacatttCGAGTAGCTATTAatagaatatttaatttccaaaattaattttgaatgaataaaaaattaattattgaaatgaGCAAATAAAAATTGACATGGGATTATAGTAGTTGAAATAAGAATTGAATGCATGTGATCCTTGAGATAAGAATCGATGTGAGTTCGAAATAGATGACTCAGAGATACATCCAGATGAAAGGTCAAAGTGCTCTTTCAGATGAGATTCAATCTGATTTGAGTCATTGAAATCAATATGAACAAATTAATTAGATACCCCCAAGTCAAGGATAATGTGCTTCTTAAAGCCAGCCCCAGGCTACAATGCAATGGCAGACGTAGATACGCTCCGGTAGTTCTTAAATATCCATCGTTTAATTTTCAGTACAGTAAGAATTTTTCTCAAATGAGATGAGATATTGGCTACTAGGGAGGAATTGCTTGCGCTCATATTTATCCTGTGACCGATAAAAAACGTGAAgtaaaaaataattcttaaagCCTCTCTGTTCATGATTCTTACGATCCGCAGTGTTATCACATGATAAAAGTTGGTGGGAGCTGGAAAATTAGAGAGGTAATACAGTAATTGATTTCACATTGAATTGCTCATTAAAGTTCGAGCTTAAATGCCAATAAAAAGTCTGGAGGCTggcctagtctaaggccaaaatgaAGACTAGCTATCTACTGCATATATCTCGCTAAGGTCTGGCGGTCCAGATTCCCACATGTTCCTGAAACAAGACCATAAATTATAAGCAAAAACTTTTTCACTCTGTATCATGCATGTTTACTACCTCCCACtccaatttttttcttttcctactttctcaatagtaaaaaaaaaaaaaaacagatacgGTTAGTCTTTTCTACTTGCTGTAACTGCCTGCACCTTTGTCTATATAGAATAGAACTGGTTGATGCTCCAAACCTTTGCTTTGACGGTGAGTTGTTACCAAGAGCTCGAACATAACTGATGTAACATGATCCAACTACCAAGTGCTCTCACTGGTGCATCCGATTTTACGTCCATTAATATGCCATCACTCTCACTCGAAGGCATTGTTAAAGAGTCGATGGCGATCCGTAACCAGAGGACATGTGCCAAATGATTGATGAAAAGGTTTAAACTTTTTCGACCGAATGACACGCAAACTTTTATTATGGGATTTCTACTGCTGCCACTCGACTTTGAATGCAACAGTACCTTCTTATGTAAGCAGAAATGATGATACAATGAATGCTGCAGTAGTCATCTCTTGAGCTTCATTATATATGCACGGGGCGGCGCTAATGTGCGCCGCTCCGGACGGTCTATTTAAGCGGACTTTGGCGGGCGGCTTTCCGCCAAGTCGACTTCCTCGGTCCGACGTTTACTTGAAGCGATGGCGTTCGTCGCGGACGACAAGCTGAGCAACGAGATATTCTCCATCCTGGAGAGCAAGTTCCTCTTCCCGCTCTCCTTCTCCGCCGCTACTTCTCCAGGAATCCCGGAGGCTCCGCCTCGCGGCGCCGCGGCTGGAAGAGTCCGCGTCCTGTCGATCGACGGTGGAGGGAACCCCTCCGACGGCCTCCTCGCCGCGGCCTCTCTTGCACGGATGGAATCCTCTTTACGCAGCCGTACAGGCGACGCCTCCGCCTGCATCGCCGACTTCTTCGACCTCGCCGCGGGGTCCGGCGCCGGCGGTGTCCTCGTTGCGATGCTCTTCGCCAGGGGCCACGAAGGCCGCCCCCTCTTCTCCGCCGCCGACGCCCTGCAGCTCCTCCTAGCCGAGAGCCGCCGCCGAAGCGGAGGGGTCTTCGGCTCCGCTTCCACGAGGAGGGGCCTCTTCCGGGGATTATTCGGTAGTCTACCGGGGGATTTACTCCGGCAGATCTTTGGGGATTCGTCCCTGAGGGACACGCTCAAGCCGGTACTGATCCCCTGCTATGACCTGGCCACAGGGGCGCCCTTCGTCTTCTCGCGAGCAGACGCCGCGGAGTCGGACGCGTACGACTTCCTCATCCGAGATGTGTGCGCGGCTACCTGCGCGGAAGCTGTCGAGCTGCGGTCGGTGGATGGGCGCACGCGGGTGTCGGCGGTGGGCGGAGGGGTGGCTCTGGCGAACCCCACAGCGGCGGCCATCACCCACGTGCTACACAACAAGCAGGAGTTTCCTTTGGCGGTCGGAGTCGAGGACATCATGGTCGTGTCGCTGGGGGCTTCCAGTGCCGCTAATTTTTCCCTGAAGGGAAAGTCACAGATCCGAAGGATCGCCGTCGACGGTGCCACTGATACGGTACAGAACAGAACTGCTGATAACCTTTTAAATTTATCGACTTGAACGTACGGCCGGAAATTTCCGATCTCGTCATACTAAATTCGTTCATCTTCTCAACTCAACAGGTAGATCAATCAGTGTCGACGGCATTTGGAGGCCTGAGAACGAGCAACTACGTTCGCATCCaggtaattaattaaaaatttggagCATCAAAATCGAGTGACCAAATGCTAGTGTAGCAAACGTACTGGTAACTAAATTGTACTTCTTGGACAAAAATGTTTTTCTCCAGGCGAATGGATTCACGTCCGGTGGCGGCACGCCGAAGACGATGATGGAAGCGATCGATGAGATTTTGTCGCAGAGGAACGTGGAGTCGTCGCTATTTAGAGGGAAGAAGATCTCGGAGCAGACCAAGGCTGAGACGCTCGAGTGGTTCGCCGGCGAGCTGGTGAAGGAGGAAGAGCAGAGGTGGAAGAGCTCGACTCCCACGGTGATGGTGAAGCAAATGGTGACGCCGAGAACGTCGTCGGCGACGACGGCGTCGAGCACATCTCGATGGCACtaaaataattacaatttaacCGAAGAAGTGAGAAAATTGAGTGGATATTGATTAAATTATATACATTATAAACTTGATTTCTCTAAAATTAGATATCATCTATAAATTTAATCTctctaaaatagaaaataatttgtATTTGATCCTTTTGAAATCTTCCTCTCTTTTACTGGAAAAATACATATAAAGAAGGATATGAACAACTTAGAAATTTTGATATAAACTTAGAAAGATACTGAGAGATTCTATTCTATTATTTTGATTAGTTTAGTAAAATATTTAAGTGATGTTTTATCTGTGTTTTCGTGTATATATTGAGTGTACAAAAATAATGAAACTTACAGTCTTAGAGTTATTTGATATGATGGGATTGAAATAAAACGTAGAATATTGGAAGCTTTGAAGATCACGTCTTGTAATACTAAAACTTTAGGATCGAACTGTAAACAAATCAAGTTAgagttttatattttttaaattgataaAGTAATTGAGTTAAATTAAATCAACTAAGTCGTTCaaactttgatttgatttaaatttttttttacgaactaaaatttagtttatttagatattatcaaacttttaatttatatttatttaattatttaaatttgttatgtttttaaatttattaagttggtgagtatatatatatatatatggattgatGTTTGCGCGCCTGCACTGTGCGTGCGCAGAGGATATCAAtcagttttttttaaatttttttttgattttttaaatattttaaattaaaaaaattaattaaaaataaacatttccttatataaatttttaatacattaatatatcccctcaacatattacaatactcaataaatacttaaattaattttattttaatttttttaaaaaccaaaCACTATGACCTAATTGGAAAGACTGAAccccagaggtaaaatctaaaaaaaaataggtttgatactataacccaaagcctgaaccctaaatagctttgatactataatccaaagtctgaaccctagaggtaaaatctaaaaaaaaaaatagctttgatactacaacccaaagtctgaaccctagaaataaaatttttaaaaaatattttaattatttgtttttattcaaaaatttaaaaaaataaaaaaaaactaaaaccagtgagatatatatatatatatatatatatatatatatatatatatatatatatatatatatatatatatatatatatatatatatatatatatatatatatatatatatatatatatctgtataCCGCGCAGGATAacaattgtttttatttatttatttattttttttttaatttatgaattaaaaaaataattgaaaaaaaaaaataaataaaatatttttttaagagtttattttTAGGGTTTAGGCTTTGGTTGTagtattaaagttattttttttttagattttacctctggaGTTTAGACTTTccaattagattatagtgtttggttttaaaaaaaaattaaaataaaattaatttaagcatttattgagtattgtaatatgttaaggggatatattaaggtattaaaaatttatataaggaaatgtttaattttttaattgattttaaaatattaaaaaaaacaaaaaaataaaaaaaaaaagctgatcacagaccgatcagtacaaatcctgatcggtctgtggaccgatcaggacacggTCTGGGACATGCCGCGTCGACGTCGCGTACAGTCGCGCATCTTAAGTCCCGCAGGAtatcaaaactctatatatatatataaatgtgtgtTCTTCCAATACTCATCGATATTATCCCACAAGTCTCGTTGGCTCTTGAGTTTAGGTTGAGGAGCATTAAGTGATTTTAGATGTGATTGTGGGTTAATTTGATCATACTTATACAGGTATTGTCCCAACCTCTCACATTGGGATGGTGGTAGGACCCACTATTTAAGTGTGGGTTCTACCATCCCAATGTGAGAGGTTGGGACAGTGTCTATACACCCAGGTGAAATTTACCGTGATTGTGAGATTATGGGATCAATAGCTTGGAGGATTAATACGTGCTGAACAAGGTGAGGACTATCAAATGACATTCAACAAGTTTAGAGAATTTAATGTGTCCAGGAGAGTTCAATGCACTCAATAGTTTAGCAAATTTATGCATGCGTACGTGGTTGTCATAATGATGATGGCGGCTGATTGAAAGTGAAATCACCCTTTTGCCGAATGAAAGAGTGTGAGAATCTGATTAGGACTCAAGAATGGATGAAAATAAAGAATTATTGATGATGATACAAAACTACGAAAGCTGaagatgataatagatgtgcaAGAATGCATTAAACAAAATGATATGTGATGAtgataagaaaagaaaatcatacaaaaaaatgataaataataACAATGGATGAAAGTACCAAAAAAATAGGGACAATGATGATGGAGGAAAACATATGATGGGGGAGAAATAATAACAAGAAAgatggatgaaaattattggatatCAAATTAAGAATTCAATTTTAATGCCATTTGACACAACACAATAAACCAATAAAGATATGAAAATTATTGATTCTAAAaatcaaaaattatattaattcaaaTATGTATCCATTACATAAGATCCTAACTCCCTTCATAGTTTCATAACATAATCTAGTATTTATAAAGTAATAAACTTCCCTAATTAAACACTAATTATGCTAATAAAATTTGACCGATTCTtgtaaagtaaattttttttttcacaaattataaaaattagagACTTATAGAGAACTTTtaataagattaaaattttgactgCATTTCTAATATTGGAATTATAACTTTAATTTGCTCTCTCTGTAAAATTGCAAACTAGGCAGCAAAAGCCTCAGTCTCTACCAATAATCATTACATGAGCAGTGACCATCTTTGAAATGGTGGAATCGACTCCGGTCCCTAAAAATCACTAGCCTGTTATATGTAAAGGATACAAATTTTGCAAAGTTGTGGCAATCGACACAAGTTCGGAGATTCTTTGCAATCCTTAATGTCCTACCCGGACGTGTTGAGAGGATACCAAAAGCTATGGCCAATTTTTCACTGTGACAAGAGAGTGCACTTCCTTTATCCTCCATATCCATATCATGCAACTCAGATGAAACATTTGGGACATAACCAGCTTTCTTCAACTGACTAGTTATCTCACCAAGCATCCGATAAACCTCTCCCTTTCGGGGATGTGAATCATCATCTACTACGAACTCATGAACCTTTCCATTCAATTCTATAGTGCTGCAACCGGGACTTGTTTGAATCCCCTCATCCTTCATCAACTTCCTCACTTCTGCTACCCTATCCCAATTACCAGCAAATGCATAGGTATTCAGTAGCAGGACATAGTCCCCAGCTTCTTGTGCTTTTAACTCAACGAGATGCTCTATTATGCGTTCCCCAAGTTCAGTGTTGCCATGAATCCTGCAAGCTCCAAGAAGGGTCCTCCAGGCTCTAGCATCCAACCTAACACATTTCTCCTTTGTTATGAGTTCATAAGCTTGATCAAGCAAACCAGCACGGCCCAAAAGATCAACCATGCACCCATAGTGGCATACGTTTGGAGATATTCGATACTTGTCTCTCATCATGTCAAAGAAGCTCGACCCCTCATCAACAAGTCCACTGTGGCTACAAGCTGAAAGAACTCCAGTAAAAGTGTGCTCATCAGGAGTAACACCAGCATTTTGCATTGCTCCAAATGCATCAATAGCATCCCTCGCATACCCATTCATTGCCAACCCTGAGATCATCGCACTCCAGCTGACAACAGTTTTATGTGAAATTGCATGAAACACATCACAAGCTTTGTCCATGCATCCACATTTCGAATACATTGCAATGAGAGAATTCTGCACGGTCAGAGTGAGATCGTAACCATGTCGAGAAGCATACTGGTGAATTCGCTCCCCAAAATCAAGGGCCCCCAATTGCCCACACACTTGGAGCAAAATCAGGCAAGTGACATCGTCTGGCTCCAGTCTATTTTCTGAACTCAGCATTATGTCGAACAGGTGCAATGCATCCTTACTTCTGCTGTTGTCAGCGTAGCAAGAAATCAAAACATTCCATGCCACGGTATCTCTAAAGGGCATTTCGTCGAACATCCGGCGGGCATCATCGCACTCCTTGCACGAAGCATACAGCGCCATCAAGGAAGTGAGCAGGACAGAATCGGCTTGGTGGCCGTCGCGAATGACTCTG includes these proteins:
- the LOC122038350 gene encoding patatin-like protein 3; translated protein: MAFVADDKLSNEIFSILESKFLFPLSFSAATSPGIPEAPPRGAAAGRVRVLSIDGGGNPSDGLLAAASLARMESSLRSRTGDASACIADFFDLAAGSGAGGVLVAMLFARGHEGRPLFSAADALQLLLAESRRRSGGVFGSASTRRGLFRGLFGSLPGDLLRQIFGDSSLRDTLKPVLIPCYDLATGAPFVFSRADAAESDAYDFLIRDVCAATCAEAVELRSVDGRTRVSAVGGGVALANPTAAAITHVLHNKQEFPLAVGVEDIMVVSLGASSAANFSLKGKSQIRRIAVDGATDTVDQSVSTAFGGLRTSNYVRIQANGFTSGGGTPKTMMEAIDEILSQRNVESSLFRGKKISEQTKAETLEWFAGELVKEEEQRWKSSTPTVMVKQMVTPRTSSATTASSTSRWH
- the LOC122038349 gene encoding pentatricopeptide repeat-containing protein At3g47530-like; protein product: MALSRFLFRHRPLPPILCLLNRRYSDLSPLGHQPDRRSPPAASGDCIRLIKSCSTKSRLLQIHAHLLRSGLISDPTVSTAFLSRATLAPVSNLDYTRLVFRQIPRPNVYQCNALLRGYAESLSNAETLAFYNRMRELGVRGNSFSFSFLLKSCASIRSLPGGWQVHCRVIRDGHQADSVLLTSLMALYASCKECDDARRMFDEMPFRDTVAWNVLISCYADNSRSKDALHLFDIMLSSENRLEPDDVTCLILLQVCGQLGALDFGERIHQYASRHGYDLTLTVQNSLIAMYSKCGCMDKACDVFHAISHKTVVSWSAMISGLAMNGYARDAIDAFGAMQNAGVTPDEHTFTGVLSACSHSGLVDEGSSFFDMMRDKYRISPNVCHYGCMVDLLGRAGLLDQAYELITKEKCVRLDARAWRTLLGACRIHGNTELGERIIEHLVELKAQEAGDYVLLLNTYAFAGNWDRVAEVRKLMKDEGIQTSPGCSTIELNGKVHEFVVDDDSHPRKGEVYRMLGEITSQLKKAGYVPNVSSELHDMDMEDKGSALSCHSEKLAIAFGILSTRPGRTLRIAKNLRTCVDCHNFAKFVSFTYNRLVIFRDRSRFHHFKDGHCSCNDYW